One window of the Branchiostoma lanceolatum isolate klBraLanc5 chromosome 3, klBraLanc5.hap2, whole genome shotgun sequence genome contains the following:
- the LOC136429252 gene encoding very long chain fatty acid elongase 4-like — MEKRRPFNLKTIIIPYNFTLVVLSAYMFHELFMAAWMSGYSLKCQPADYSYNYLPMRMARAGWWFFFSKVIELMDTVFFIMRKKSNQLTFLHVYHHSTMVINCWLGVKYVGGGQAFFQAMLNSFIHIVMYLYYGMAAIGPHMQKYLWWKRYLTSMQLMQFVAILTHTTVNFFSDCEFPQVYNVAVMAYSVSLIILFSNFYYQEYVKRASQKKQ, encoded by the exons ATGGAAAAGAGACGACCCTTCAACCTCAAGACCATCATCATTCCATATAACTTTACCCTGGTGGTTTTGTCTGCATACATGTTTCATGAG CTTTTTATGGCAGCCTGGATGTCAGGGTATAGTTTAAAGTGTCAACCAGCGGACTATTCCTACAACTATCTTCCTATGAGG ATGGCCAGAGCAGGCTGGTGGTTTTTCTTTTCCAAAGTGATTGAGCTGATGGACACA GTGTTCTTCATCATGCGGAAGAAGTCCAACCAGCTGACATTCCTTCACGTTTACCACCACAGCACCATGGTCATCAACTGCTGGCTAGGGGTCAAGTATGTGGGAGGAGGACAGG CGTTCTTCCAAGCCATGTTGAATTCTTTCATTCACATTGTCATGTACCTGTACTACGGCATGGCTGCCATCGGACCACACATGCAGAAGTACCTGTGGTGGAAGCGGTACCTTACCTCCATGCAACTA ATGCAGTTTGTAGCAATCCTGACCCACACAACAGTGAACTTCTTCTCAGACTGTGAATTTCCACAAGTTTACAACGTTGCTGTCATGGCCTACTCGGTTTCGCTGATTATTCTATTTAGCAACTTCTATTACCAG gAATATGTGAAAAGAGCCAGCCAGAAGAAGCAATAG